Proteins encoded by one window of Salvia splendens isolate huo1 chromosome 5, SspV2, whole genome shotgun sequence:
- the LOC121803557 gene encoding SNF2 domain-containing protein CLASSY 3-like, producing MASFSSSGEFSSSDSHRRCIPPTFKSMGDDSISSRSSSSSDLESKEIYGGMERNRAAAPQLRKRTCEEAKEAFFRGISGRTRSNRDACIGVNPLSSASTTKRKRQEMPTPSVGGQTKTPGFSWKKPFASVEISHEDVSHRRVRVEEGDVALIDKAEFISRKSFSLTKIRSSGKGSLKGGSSSHKPISIILLESDSDEDMMAEDIEIHTFDETEVGSAARLNKNVGGASARKDAVSAHHSMTFTPRDYFTGFDTLADDSTTLADKANNNVGKSFREITSKRNIEGLLKKSKSPYLQADRSGSSAQKVNRDEYRNYEKVGIERISESDFKKRKILSKNGSSNSKQQDEGIATTSAKNVRRVSEKIPSFVKNDGNKRKDFDSSLKRRGDAWNHNVVDADDVDKSSYEFLCSSSSSESSSDDVKKREDSDSSLKRRVEACNHNVDDDDDYVDKSSDEFLCSESGSDDVSTSTQDSEDSSYDPELEMGVGRKTGRSKKASSPPTNSDSGSSLDADVEVGSSHSEVEWLNPPHDACNVLEESEELDELFYYKSDAEEGLNETCSKQPNNEKGQSQEWTTGPKEVAPTTDSKYGSDHCDDDGDDEEEKERTEAISSDFPARAKATKESLAVETKVPSGPKEAALPSHLRDGCDHCRGAKERTEDSHARAKKKTPDMAMEKKVPSGPKEAAILSHLRDGCDHSHDGAKERTEDSHVRAKKKTPGMARETKVPSGPTEAALPSHLRDGYDHSHDGAKERTEDSHVRAKKKTPGMARETKVPSGPTEAALPSHLRDGHDHSHDGAKERTEDSHVRAKKKTPGMARETKVPSGPTEAALPSHLRDGYDHSHDGAKERTEDSHVRAKKKTPGMARETKVPSGPTEAALPSHLRDGYDHSHDGTKERTEDSHVRAKKKTPGMARETKVPSGPKEAALPSHLRDGYDHSHDGAKERIKDSHVPAKKKEATPSSQSKDDHDHSHDETKKRTEAGQASDSHMRAGIASEKKVRYRPTKAATPSHSEDVCDHTDGEKTETGSRDNSWTDAVPMASETEVPREGKKSYPKGVKELCSMLANAVLGNGQFPTDKEIYEEAKQGLAPPTPYTLPLKFRFEDEVPKPVEKTDYEKEIDNLFYDLDCCWALDEVQPLDYPKDNLENENPPHEETQHKRCSKGEHDLVLEDDEGLVCKFCRFQALGPKDIMPEWVERPYRDSERKQRHETEDLFEFDDLHISTNDADAAGSSRNATGTVWNIKPGVRDSMYEHQREGFEFLWKNLAGSIDLDELKSTKPAGVGGCIISHAPGTGKTRLTMVFIETYFKLFPGCRPVIISPASTLLNWEEEFEKWNVEFPFHNLSNTEFSGKESKALVERISQKKRNNTTTRMIKILSWSMVGGILGISYTLFGKLAGEATENKLLRRILLEAPGLVVLDEGHTPRNSRSNIWNALLKLKTEKRIILSGTPFQNNFSELFNTLRIVRPAVADVLAQEKMFAEAAVPKRTSWSSRNKNKREHAQSSLISERALQHLKGCMLPFVNLHTGTILKQSLPGLRDCVILLKPPALQKSVIETIEDSSNFKYEHEVSMLSVHPYLLMKCVTTESRKTGIDMAAVEASELNPQEGVKTKFLMELIRLCMAVNEKVLVFSQYLQPLMLIKEQLKEVFKWAEDKEILTMQGKQTQKERQILINLFNNSENGSKIMLASTKCCAEGISLVGASRVVLLDVVWNPSVERQAICRAYRIGQKKFVHTYHLMTSGTKEDDKYCRQAEKERLSELVFSSSKTNQQKQASLAIEDRILEAMVAHEGLKDMFEKIINQPKETNLIETFGLTN from the exons atggCAAGTTTCAGTAGCTCCGGCGAATTCTCCAGTTCCGACAGTCATCGCCGCTGCATTCCG CCCACATTCAAAAGCATGGGTGATGATAGCATTAGCAGcagatcttcttcttcttctg ATTTAGAATCCAAAGAAATTTATGGTGGAATGGAGAGAAATAGAGCTGCTGCTCCTCAACTTCGGAAAAGG ACTTGTGAAGAAGCTAAGGAGGCATTCTTCCGTGGTATTTCTGGGCGAACGAGATCCAACAGAGATGCGTGCATAGGGGTGAATCCTTTGAGCTCTGCTAGTACAACAAAGAGGAAGAGACAAGAGATGCCAACTCCAAGTGTTGGAGGGCAAACAAAAACACCAG GCTTTTCTTGGAAAAAACCATTTGCATCTGTGGAAATATCCCATGAGGATGTCAGCCATCGAAGAGTTCGTGTTGAAGAAGGAG ATGTTGCGCTTATCGATAAAGCTGAATTCATTAGTCGGAAATCATTTTCATTGACAAAGATAAGGTCCTCCGGCAAGGGAAGTTTGAAGGGAGGTTCTTCGTCACACAAACCGATCTCCATTATCCTACTAG AGAGTGACAGCGATGAAGATATGATGGCTGAGGATATTGAGATCCATACATTTGATGAAACCGAAGTCGGTTCTGCTGCTCGTTTAAACAAAAATGTTGGGGGGGCCAGTGCAAGAAAAGACGCAGTTTCTGCTCATCATTCTATGACTTTCACTCCTAGAGACTATTTCACTGGTTTTGACACATTAGCAGATGACTCGACTACATTGGCGGATAAAG CCAACAACAATGTAGGTAAGAGTTTCAGGGAGATTACAAGTAAGAGAAATATCGAAGGTCTGCTTAAGAAAAGCAAATCTCCATATTTACAAGCTGACAGGAGTGGATCATCTGCACAAAAGG TGAACAGAGATGAATATAGGAATTATGAAAAGGTTGGAATTGAGAGAATCAGTGAATCAGATTTTAAAAAGAGGAAAATACTTTCAAAGAATGGATCCTCAAACAGTAAGCAACAAGACGAAGGTATTGCTACCACTTCTGCAAAGAATGTCAGAAGAGTGAGTGAAAAGATACCATCATTTGTCAAGAATGATGGAAACAAGAGAAAAGATTTTGACTCTTCATTGAAGCGAAGAGGTGATGCATGGAATCATAATGTTGTTGATGCTGACGATGTGGATAAAAGCTCGTATGAATTTCTTTGCTCATCCTCAAGCTCTGAGTCCAGCAGTGATGAtgtaaaaaagagagaagattCTGACTCGTCATTGAAGAGAAGAGTTGAAGCATGTAATCAtaatgttgatgatgatgatgattatgTGGATAAAAGCTCAGATGAATTTCTTTGCTCTGAGTCCGGCAGTGATGATGTTAGTACATCTACACAAGACTCTGAAGACAGCTCATATGATCCAGAGCTGGAGATGGGTGTTGGTCGAAAGACGGGGAGAAGCAAGAAGGCATCTTCACCACCTACTAATAGTGATTCTGGCAGTTCTCTTGATGCAGATGTTGAAGTGGGGAGCTCTCATAGCGAAGTAGAGTGGTTGAACCCGCCTCATGATGCATGCAACGTCCTAGAAGAAAGTGAAGAATTGGATGAACTTTTTTATTACAAATCTGATGCAGAAGAGGGATTGAACGAGACATGCTCTAAGCAACCGAACAATGAAAAGGGCCAATCACAGGAATGGACAACGGGGCCAAAAGAGGTGGCTCCTACCACCGACTCAAAATATGGCTCTGATCATTgtgatgatgatggtgatgatgaggaggagaaggaaagAACTGAAGCAATCAGTTCAGATTTTCCTGCCCGTGCTAAGGCTACAAAAGAGAGCTTGGCTGTGGAAACGAAAGTGCCATCTGGACCAAAGGAGGCAGCTCTTCCCTCACACTTAAGAGATGGCTGTGATCATTGTCGTGGTGCTAAGGAAAGAACAGAAGACTCACATGCTCGGGCTAAGAAAAAGACCCCGGACATGGCTATGGAAAAGAAAGTGCCATCTGGACCAAAGGAGGCAGCTATTCTCTCACACCTAAGAGATGGCTGTGATCATAGTCATGATGGTGCTAAGGAAAGAACTGAAGACTCACATGTTAGGGCTAAGAAAAAGACCCCGGGCATGGCTAGGGAAACGAAAGTGCCATCTGGGCCAACGGAGGCAGCTCTTCCCTCACACTTAAGAGATGGCTATGATCATAGTCATGATGGTGCTAAGGAAAGAACTGAAGACTCACATGTTCGGGCTAAGAAAAAGACCCCGGGCATGGCTAGGGAAACGAAAGTGCCATCTGGGCCAACGGAGGCAGCTCTTCCCTCACACTTAAGAGATGGCCATGATCATAGTCATGATGGTGCTAAGGAAAGAACTGAAGACTCACATGTTCGGGCTAAGAAAAAGACCCCGGGCATGGCTAGGGAAACGAAAGTGCCATCTGGGCCAACGGAGGCAGCTCTTCCCTCACACTTAAGAGATGGCTATGATCATAGTCATGATGGTGCTAAGGAAAGAACTGAAGACTCACATGTTCGGGCTAAGAAAAAGACCCCGGGCATGGCTAGGGAAACGAAAGTGCCATCTGGGCCAACGGAGGCAGCTCTTCCCTCACACTTAAGAGATGGCTATGATCATAGTCATGATGGTACTAAGGAAAGAACTGAAGACTCACATGTTCGGGCTAAGAAAAAGACCCCGGGCATGGCTAGGGAAACGAAAGTGCCATCTGGACCAAAGGAGGCAGCTCTTCCCTCACACTTGAGAGATGGCTATGATCATAGTCATGATGGTGCTAAGGAAAGAATCAAAGACTCACATGTTCCGGCTAAGAAAAAGGAGGCTACTCCTAGTTCCCAGTCAAAAGACGACCATGATCATAGTCATGATGAGACTAAGAAAAGAACCGAAGCAGGACAGGCTTCTGATTCACATATGCGTGCTGGCATAGCTAGTGAAAAGAAGGTCCGCTACAGACCAACGAAGGCAGCTACCCCCTCCCACTCAGAAGATGTCTGTGATCATACTGATGGGGAAAAAACTGAAACAGGTTCACGTGATAATTCTTGGACTGATGCCGTACCCATGGCTAGTGAAACTGAGGTGCCGAGGGAAGGAAAGAAATCATATCCAAAAGGAGTCAAGG AGTTATGCAGCATGCTTGCAAATGCTGTATTGGGAAATGGACAATTTCCTACGGACAAGGAAATATATGAAGAAGCTAAGCAGGGACTTGCACCTCCAACTCCATATACTCTTCCACTGAAGTTCAGATTTGAAGATGAGGTACCCAAACCGGTGGAGAAAACGGATTATGAGAAGGAGATTGACAACTTATTTTACGATCTAGACTGTTGTTGGGCTTTGGATGAAGTGCAACCCCTTGACTACCCCAAG GATAACTTAGAAAATGAAAATCCtcctcatgaagaaactcaacACAAAAGATGTTCTAAAGGGGAACATGACTTGGTCCTAGAAGATGATGAAGGACTAGTATGTAAATTTTGCCGTTTTCAAGCCCTTGGACCGAAGGATATTATGCCTGAATGG GTGGAAAGACCTTACAGGGACTCGGAAAGAAAACAAAGGCATGAAACAGAAGATCTCTTTGAGTTTGATGATCTTCATATATCAACCAatgatgctgatgctgctgGAAGCAGTAGAAATGCTACTGGTACAGTATGGAACATCAAACCAGGTGTAAGAGATAGTATGTATGAGCACCAGCGTGAAGGCTTTGAGTTTCTGTGGAAAAACCTGGCAGGAAGCATCGATCTTGATGAACTGAAGAGCACCAAGCCAGCTGGAGTGGGTGGATGCATCATTTCCCATGCTCCGGGGACTGGGAAGACGCGTTTGACTATGGTCTTCATCGAGACATACTTCAAACTGTTCCCAGGCTGCAGGCCAGTGATCATTAGCCCAGCCAGCACTCTCCTCAACTGGGAAGAAGAGTTCGAGAAATGGAATGTTGAGTTCCCCTTCCATAACTTGAGCAATACTGAATTCTCTGGTAAGGAGAGCAAGGCTCTTGTTGAACGTATATctcaaaaaaaaaggaataataCTACTACGCGTATGATCAAGATATTGAGCTGGAGCATGGTAGGGGGCATTCTAGGAATCAGCTACACCTTGTTTGGGAAGCTAGCCGGAGAGGCAACAGAGAACAAGTTATTACGGAGAATACTGTTGGAGGCACCTGGATTGGTTGTTCTTGATGAAGGGCACACTCCTCGAAATTCTAGGAGTAACATTTGGAATGCTCTCCTCAAGCTTAAAACTGAGAAGAGGATCATTCTTTCTGGAACTCCTTTCCAGAACAATTTTAGCGAACTCTTCAACACACTCCGTATAGTAAGGCCAGCAGTTGCAGATGTGTTAGCACAAGAAAAGATGTTTGCTGAAGCGGCTGTGCCAAAGAGAACGTCTTGGAGCAGTAGAAACAAAAATAAGAGGGAGCATGCACAGTCTTCTTTGATTTCAGAACGTGCTTTGCAGCATCTAAAAGGTTGCATGTTGCCCTTCGTTAATCTACACACAGGCACCATCCTCAAGCAGAGCCTGCCCGGTTTGAGAGACTGTGTTATCCTTCTCAAACCCCCAGCACTGCAGAAGAGTGTGATTGAGACAATAGAGGACTCCAGCAACTTCAAGTATGAACATGAGGTTAGTATGCTATCCGTGCACCCATATCTGTTGATGAAATGTGTAACAACAGAAAGTAGAAAGACTGGGATTGACATGGCTGCAGTTGAGGCTTCCGAGCTTAATCCCCAAGAAGGCGTCAAGACCAAGTTTCTCATGGAGCTAATTCGCCTCTGTATGGCTGTGAACGAGAAAGTACTCGTATTCAGCCAGTATCTTCAACCTCTTATGCTTATAAAGGAGCAGTTGAAAGAAGTGTTCAAATGGGCTGAAGACAAGGAGATTCTTACTATGCAAGGGAAGCAAACACAAAAAGAGCGGCAGATCTTGATTAATCTGTTCAATAATTCGGAAAATGGATCCAAGATCATGCTTGCATCGACCAAGTGCTGTGCAGAGGGGATAAGCTTGGTTGGGGCCTCAAGGGTGGTATTGTTGGATGTAGTCTGGAACCCCTCGGTTGAAAGGCAGGCGATATGCCGTGCTTATAGGATCGGGCAGAAGAAGTTCGTCCACACCTACCATCTTATGACTTCCGGAACAAAAGAGGATGACAAATACTGCAGGCAAGCTGAGAAGGAGCGTTTATCTGAGCTGGTCTTCTCATCTTCAAAAACCAACCAACAGAAACAGGCATCTTTAGCTATTGAGGACAGGATTCTAGAGGCTATGGTTGCTCATGAAGGTCTTAAAGATATGTTTGAAAAGATCATCAACCAGCCCAAAGAGACCAACCTAATTGAAACATTTGGTCTCACAAATTGA
- the LOC121802977 gene encoding FCS-Like Zinc finger 3-like, whose translation MSSAAAYYYTGCEHDYEPHFLDSCSLCGRSLCQNNDIFMYRGNTPFCTQECRQEQIEMDEAMEKKKWKRSSSSNRSSGARQSSDESDMNKAVRTGKVAVA comes from the exons ATGAGCTCAGCTGCAGCATACTACTACACCGGATGCGAACACGACTACGAGCCGCACTTCCTCGATTCCTGCTCCCTCTGCGGCAGATCGCTCTGCCAAAACAACGACATCTTCATGTACAG AGGGAACACGCCGTTCTGTACCCAGGAGTGCAGGCAGGAACAGATAGAGATGGATGAGGCGATGGAGAAGAAGAAATGGAAGAGGTCTTCTTCCTCCAACAGATCCAGCGGTGCGAGACAGAGCTCCGACGAATCCGACATGAATAAAGCTGTACGGACTGGAAAAGTGGCTGTGGCCTGA